The sequence TTTTTAATGCTGCCTACTCCGTCGAGTTGGGCAATCCCATCAAAGAGGGGATTGCCAGCGGGTTCCTTAACGGATGGCAAGTCTCCGGCATTACCCAACTTCAGAGCGGCCCCAATCTCTCTGGGTTGCAGGGCCAGAATTTCGGCATGAATCTCAACAGTGCAAAGGTTCCTGGAACCACGTACAATATCAGCAATGTGTCGCTATTGGGGACGCCGAATGTTCAATTGGACCCGATTGTGACTTGTAATCCGCGAAGTGGCCTCGCCTCCCATCAGTACATCAATTCGTCCTGTTTCTCCATGCCGACACAGATCGGGCAGAACGGGCCGACCATCCTTCCGCCCATCTATGGGCCAGCCTTTTTCAACTGGGACCTCGCACTCTTCAAGAGCTTCAAAATCACCGAGGCAAAGACGCTCCAATTTCGCATTGATGGTTACAACTTCATGAATCACGCGTTGTGGTCATTCAATGGTGGAAACCTGGGTCTCAGTTTCGACCCGGCGACGGGGAAGGTGAATAACGCAAACTTCGGAACCACCACAGATAAGCAGGGGCACCGAATCATCCAGATGGCAATCAAGTTCTACTTCTGATCGTCCTGGAAAGGGTAGAGGGTAAAGAGAAACGGGGGCCGGTCGAGAGGATGGCCCCCGTTATGTTCTTGGGAGCCGGCGAAAATTCGTCACTGAAACTTGCAGACATCCGACTAGGCAACTAAGATTCCAGATGCAGAATCCCCTCTTCGGCTGGGTGCTTCGGAATGGACCCTTTGACGAGTAACTGGCGCGTGGGTATTCCTCTTCTGCTATTGGTCCTTATTCCCGCCGGGCTGTACCCCCAGGCAAGTTCCGACTCTCTGCTGACAGCCCAGCGTGCACTGTATTTGCAGGAGGCGGGCGACTATGGGGCGGCAGCAGACGCATACCGCGCGTACCTGAAAGCTCATCCTGACGATGCGGATGCGCTTTCCAATTTAGGCGTAGTTTTGGTCAGGCTGGGCCAATATGACGAAGCCCTCGAGGAATACAAGGCAGCAGAGAGGCTTCGCCCCGGCGACTGGCGAATCAAATTGAACCTGGCCTTGGCCGACCTAAAGAGCGGGAGGCTGCACGAAGCTGCAGCGCAACTTGAGCAAGCACACTCCCAGTCGCCTCAGGTGAAACAGATTAGCCTTCTTCTGGCTGATAGTCTTCTGCAACTGGGTGAAAACGATCACGTCATCACGCTCCTGCAACCCCTCGAACGCGATGATCCTTCCGACAAGGCCACGGCCTACATGCTAGGTACCGCGCTCATAAGAGAACGACGAATCGAGGAGGGGGAAATCCTGCTGGATCGCATCCTGCGTGATGGCGACAGTGCCGAGGCGCGCTTTCTGCTGGGTACCCAGTACTACGAGTCAGGCAACTATCCGGCGGCGGTAAAGGAGCTTGGGAGCGCGATCGAACTCAACGCCAGCCTTCCAGGTCTCGAGTCGTACTACGGCATGGCGCTATTGCAAACGGGCGACCCGGATGCGGCCGCCATTGCGTTCCGACAGGAACTGGCACGAAATCCCAATGATTTCAATTCCAATCTGGCGATGGGTCAGATTTTAAACGTCGCAAGAAAGTTCACGGAAGCCATTCCTTTACTCGAACGCGCCGTTGTACTTCGCCCGCAATCTACAGAAGCCATGCTGGCATTTGGCGAATCCCTGACTGGCGTAGGCAAACTGCAGGAAGCCCGGGGCAGGCTGGAGGCTGCTATACAGGCCGCTCCGGATTCACTCGAGGCCCATCAAGACCTCGCCGCTGTTTATTCCCGGCTTCGCCTGCCGACAGAGGCCGCCCGCGAGCAGAACGTTGTCAACAGGCTTCAGCACCGGGCCGGAGCTGGCTCCTCAGCTCTGGGTGTTAATGATCCGGCCCCAGCCTTCGAACTGCAAGAAGTGGGTTTCAAGAAAGAAGTGAGATTGAGCCAATTTCGGGGCAAGAACCCCATTGTCCTGGTCTTTGGCAGTTATACGTGTCCAAATTTCCGTGACTCGGCAGCTGCACTCAACTCGCTCAACACCAAATATGGCAGCCGGATACCATTTTACCTCGTCTATATCCGCGAGGCACATGCGACGAGCAACTGGGAGAGCACCGAAAATGAGCGTGAGGGCATCAGCCTACCCCCGGCCGCAACCATGGCAGAGAAGCTCGGGCACGCCGCAATATGCACCCGCAGGCTTCATCTTAACTTCCCAGCGCTTGTTGATGGTATCGATTGCAGGGTGGAGAAAGCCTATGCCGCGTGGCCGAGCCATGTTTTTGTTATAGGAGAGAATGGCCGGATTCTCTACACCAGTGGGCTCAGCCGACAGGATTTTCAGCCAAAAGCAATGGAAGCAGCCGTTCGTTCTGCCTTCGCCGCTGAGAAATCCGGCCCGAGACGAATGGCAACTTTCCCCTGATTTCTGGTTTAGAATGCCTTTCATGCCCCGATCAAGGAGCCACACTCCGGTTATTCTGGCGACAGGATTCGCGTTCGTTTTGCTTTCGGGATTTCCGGAAATCGTGACATCGCAACAAGCCCATCAGGCGCAGCGAGGAGCTCCTGGTTCATCACGTCAACCGAATGATAGGGACGCGGTCCTGATTCGCGGGATCCAATTGCACCAGTCCGGGCATTTTGAAGAGGCTATTCGCGATTACTATCTTTTCCTGAAAGAAGAGCCGGACAGCTTTGTGGCGCGCGCCAACCTGGGGGCAGCGCTGGCCCACGAGGGCAGGTACACGGAGGCAATCGAAGAGTACAATCAGGCGCTGAAGATCCGCCCCGGCGACCTACGGGTGGAACTGAATCTGGCTCTGGCGCGTTACAAAGCCCTGGATTTGGAAGAAGCCGCCCGCGATTTGGTAGGCCTTAATGCCAGGCAGCCGGACAATCTGAACATTGCCTTGTTGCTTGGAGACTGTTACTTTCGCCTCGGCGAGTACAAGAAAGCTGTGGATCTATTGGGGCCTTTTGAGACCACCCATCCGCAGGAGTGGGCATTGATTTACCTTTACGGAATGTCTCTGATTCGCGATGGGCAGGTTGAAAAAGGAGAGGTCGAGGTTAACAAAATCTTGAGCCATGGCAACTCGGCAGAAGCGCATCTGATGTTGGGCGCGGCGCGTCTGGCCATCTACGATAACGCAGGCGCGATTGATGAGCTCTCTACTGCCATAAAACTCAACGCCAAACTCCCGATGGTCCATTATCTTTACGGGCGGGCACTCCTCACACTTGGCCACCGAGATGATGCCATGAAGCAATTCCGAGAAGAACTGGCCATCGACCCCAACGAATTCGACCCCAATCTTTATCTCGGCGTCTTGTTGAACCAGTCCGAAGAATACAAGGAAGCAAAGGCGTATCTGGTCCGTGCCCTGCAGGTGCGGCCCGGCGACCCCGCTGCGCGTTTTCAGATGGCTCTCGGCGAAATCGGAACAGGAGATCTCGAACAGGCCAGAATGAGGCTCGAGGCAATTATCAGAGAGAACCCAGATTTTCTGGATGCGCACGTCTCTTTGGCACAGGTTTTTTATCGCCTTCGAATGAAAAGTAACGGCGACCACGAGAGGACCATTATTGCCAAACTGAACGCAGAACAACAGGCTCGTGAGCAGGCCCGTGGGACCAAGGCTACCCAGGAAGCCAAAGGAGACTCTCCAGCTCCAGGGCGGGAGGCCTCGGGACATGGTCCGTGACTGTCGCTCTAAGCCCAAAAACAACCTGGGTTCGAGGTCGGGAATGGCTTACTTCCTAAACCGGCTTTGCTGGAGATTCGAGTCATGGGAAACAGGGAAAACACCAGGAATGGAGCAAATTCGCGCCGCCAGTTCATGAAATCTCTGGCGGTTGGCGGGCTTGCCGGTTACGGCCTTTCCGGTCGCATTCTGAATTTGTCGGGATCAGCTATTTCCCAACCGCACACCATTCTGCCTGCATTTCGGGTGGTTCCGGCTTCGGCAAGCGGAATCTCGTTCGTTCATGAAAACGGGCGGTCTCCGGAATACTACCTGCCTGAAACTCTGGGTGGTGGTGGTGGATTCATTGACTATGACAACGACGGCTGGATGGACCTTTACCTGATCAACAGCGGCAGCTGCGATTTCTATAACCCAAAGCCTCCTTTACGCAATGCCCTTTACCACAACAATCGCGATGGCACATTTACGGATGTGACCGAAAAGGCCGGTGTTGCAGGTGGCGGCTATGGCATGGGCCTAGCCGTGGGCGATTATGACGGCGATGGCTGGCCTGACCTTTTTGTTACGCAGTACGGCCAATGCATTCTCTATCACAACAATGGTAACGGCACATTTACGGATGTAACCGAGAAGGCGGGCGTGAGCGCTCCAGGCCTGAACGCCAGCGCTCTCTGGTTCGACTATGACAATGATGGACGCTTAGATCTCTTCGTCTGTCGCTCTGCAGATTTTCACAAGTCAAACAACAAGTTCTGCGGCGTTCCCGAAACAGGTCAGCGCTACTACTGCATCCCGAACGTCTATCGCCCCATGCCAAGTTGGCTTTTCCACAACAACGGCGATGGTACCTTCACTGACGTGAGCAAGGAAACCAACATTGCCAGCTCGAGCGGCATCGCTTGGGGGGCTGTGGCAACCGATATCAATAACGATGGATGGATGGACCTTTTCATCGCTAATGATACGGTAGCAAATTTCCTTTTTGCCAATCGCGGCCATGGAAAGTTCGAGGAGATAGGCCTTCCCGCCGGGGTTGGTTACAGCGCAGACGGCCGGGCGCGCTCAGGGATGGGCGTGGACGCTGCAGACTACGACCAGGACGGCTGGGTCGATCTCTTCCTTACTGACGTAGACGAGGAGATGTTTTCGCTCTATCACAATAACCACGACGAGACCTTCAACGACCAATCTCTCTCTAACGGCATCGGGATGACGGTGCGCAACATGAGCGGGTGGGGAGTGAAGTTCTTGGACTATGACAACGACGGCAACATGGATATCTTTATCACTTCCGGTCATCCTGATGATAAGGTCTCGCAAAGATACAGCGAAGTGCACTATCGCGAAAAGCCGCTTCTCTGGCGAAATCTGGGTGCTGGCTATCGCCAGACGTATCAGAATGTCAGCGATCAGAGTGGTCCGATTTTCAGTGAGCGTATTGCCGGGCGCGGTTTGGCCATCGCGGACTTTAACAATGATGGCGGCATTGATGTGCTGATGGTGCCCAACGAGGGCGCTCCAATCCTGCTTCAGAACAACGTGGGTAAACTCCATCACTGGCTGGGAATTAATCTCAAGGGCACAAAAGCAAATCCTGATGCCATCGGCGCCCGCATAACCTGGCAGGCGGGTGACCTCAGGAGATGGGTCGAAAAAATCTCGGGCGGAGGCTATCTCGCCAGCCATGACCCCAGGCTCGTCCTGGGCATCGGCCCGCGAATTAAAATCGACTGGATTGAAATCAAATGGCCGGCTCCGAGCACTAGATTTGACC comes from Acidobacteriota bacterium and encodes:
- a CDS encoding tetratricopeptide repeat protein, coding for MAGFSTPVGSADRIFSQKQWKQPFVLPSPLRNPARDEWQLSPDFWFRMPFMPRSRSHTPVILATGFAFVLLSGFPEIVTSQQAHQAQRGAPGSSRQPNDRDAVLIRGIQLHQSGHFEEAIRDYYLFLKEEPDSFVARANLGAALAHEGRYTEAIEEYNQALKIRPGDLRVELNLALARYKALDLEEAARDLVGLNARQPDNLNIALLLGDCYFRLGEYKKAVDLLGPFETTHPQEWALIYLYGMSLIRDGQVEKGEVEVNKILSHGNSAEAHLMLGAARLAIYDNAGAIDELSTAIKLNAKLPMVHYLYGRALLTLGHRDDAMKQFREELAIDPNEFDPNLYLGVLLNQSEEYKEAKAYLVRALQVRPGDPAARFQMALGEIGTGDLEQARMRLEAIIRENPDFLDAHVSLAQVFYRLRMKSNGDHERTIIAKLNAEQQAREQARGTKATQEAKGDSPAPGREASGHGP
- a CDS encoding tetratricopeptide repeat protein, giving the protein MDPLTSNWRVGIPLLLLVLIPAGLYPQASSDSLLTAQRALYLQEAGDYGAAADAYRAYLKAHPDDADALSNLGVVLVRLGQYDEALEEYKAAERLRPGDWRIKLNLALADLKSGRLHEAAAQLEQAHSQSPQVKQISLLLADSLLQLGENDHVITLLQPLERDDPSDKATAYMLGTALIRERRIEEGEILLDRILRDGDSAEARFLLGTQYYESGNYPAAVKELGSAIELNASLPGLESYYGMALLQTGDPDAAAIAFRQELARNPNDFNSNLAMGQILNVARKFTEAIPLLERAVVLRPQSTEAMLAFGESLTGVGKLQEARGRLEAAIQAAPDSLEAHQDLAAVYSRLRLPTEAAREQNVVNRLQHRAGAGSSALGVNDPAPAFELQEVGFKKEVRLSQFRGKNPIVLVFGSYTCPNFRDSAAALNSLNTKYGSRIPFYLVYIREAHATSNWESTENEREGISLPPAATMAEKLGHAAICTRRLHLNFPALVDGIDCRVEKAYAAWPSHVFVIGENGRILYTSGLSRQDFQPKAMEAAVRSAFAAEKSGPRRMATFP
- a CDS encoding CRTAC1 family protein; the encoded protein is MKSLAVGGLAGYGLSGRILNLSGSAISQPHTILPAFRVVPASASGISFVHENGRSPEYYLPETLGGGGGFIDYDNDGWMDLYLINSGSCDFYNPKPPLRNALYHNNRDGTFTDVTEKAGVAGGGYGMGLAVGDYDGDGWPDLFVTQYGQCILYHNNGNGTFTDVTEKAGVSAPGLNASALWFDYDNDGRLDLFVCRSADFHKSNNKFCGVPETGQRYYCIPNVYRPMPSWLFHNNGDGTFTDVSKETNIASSSGIAWGAVATDINNDGWMDLFIANDTVANFLFANRGHGKFEEIGLPAGVGYSADGRARSGMGVDAADYDQDGWVDLFLTDVDEEMFSLYHNNHDETFNDQSLSNGIGMTVRNMSGWGVKFLDYDNDGNMDIFITSGHPDDKVSQRYSEVHYREKPLLWRNLGAGYRQTYQNVSDQSGPIFSERIAGRGLAIADFNNDGGIDVLMVPNEGAPILLQNNVGKLHHWLGINLKGTKANPDAIGARITWQAGDLRRWVEKISGGGYLASHDPRLVLGIGPRIKIDWIEIKWPAPSTRFDRLTKLPIDRYITIVEGKGVVE